From Zymoseptoria tritici IPO323 chromosome 6, whole genome shotgun sequence, one genomic window encodes:
- a CDS encoding E2 ubiquitin-conjugating protein translates to MALKRINKELTDLGRDPPSSCSAGPIGDDLFHWQATIMGPGDSPYSGGVFFLAIHFPTDYPFKPPKVNFTTRIYHPNINSNGSICLDILRDQWSPALTISKVLLSICSMLTDPNPDDPLVPEIAHVYKTDRSRYEATAREWTRKYAI, encoded by the exons ATGGCGTTGAAGAGAATAAACAAGGAGCTGACGGACTTGGGCCGTGACCCTCCTTCCTCGTGCAGTGCTGGCCCGATCGGTGACGACCTG TTCCACTGGCAAGCGACGATCATGGGACCCGGCGACTCACCCTACTCCGGCGGCGTGTTTTTCCTCGCAATCCACTTCCCCACCGACTACCCATTCAAGCCGCCAAAGGTCAACTTCACCACCCGCATCTACCACCCGAACATCAACAGCAACGGCAGCATCTGCTTGGACATTCTGAGAGATCAGTGGAGCCCCGCTCTCACCATCTCGAAAG tcctcctctccatctgcTCCATGCTCACAGACCCGAACCCCGACGACCCTCTCGTGCCCGAGATCGCACACGTCTACAAGACGGACCGCTCGCGCTACGAGGCCACGGCACGCGAGTGGACTCGAAAGTACGCCATCTAG